One Oscillospiraceae bacterium genomic window, TCCAGGAAAATCATGCGATACAAAAGCGGGACATATTCTCGGTGAGAAAATTATCGGATCATTTATAGAAAATGCTCAGACCACAATTGATATAAGCGCGCCGGAAGGAACAACATCCGCCGATGCGGTAAGAGCAAGATGTGTATATAAAGAAAGCACAACCGAAAACGGTAAAATATCGGTTAACGCAAAGCTTTATACAAAGCTTCTCGTATCAGGTGACAACGGTCAGATGTCTCCGGTGGAATCAGAACAGGATATAAAATTCTTTATCGGAGAAGAGCCAAAAACCGATAAAACGAACGGTGCGATGCGAATCGAATTAATTGGAGGCGTTACATCTTCAGACTGTACACTCGTATCCGGAACTGTTAAGGTAAGGTGCGATATTTCAACATTAGCTATTGTTTATGAACAGGTCGATGAAGAAATAATAGATAACGTGAGCTCTATTCAGGAAAACGCACATCAACCGGAAAAAAATGAAATGGTGTTTTGCTATCCTGAACGCGGTGAAACATTATGGGATATAGCAAAAAAATATTCTGTTTCTCAAGCAGTTATTACAGAAATGAACCATTTTGATGCAAAGCTGCTCCCTCAGGTAATCAGAATAAATTAATCAAATTCAATATTTCTGTATATTTGTAACGCGGAAACAAAAATACCACTTAAAATTAATTGTTTTATAAGTCGAAGCCACCACAACACCGGAACAGTCAGCATGCTCATACCTGCGCAATCCGTTTAGTAACACAAGCACGCATGGAGTTTGTGGTGTCTCGACTTGTTTAAACCGAACGATGTAATGGAAGGATTGCTGACTGTGTTTACAGACATGAGTATTCTAAGAAAAAATGTCAGTCCATTTTACCATTACATTATTGCATAGGTATGACAAATATATTATAACAAAGAGAAAAGCTTATATTGCAGAGCTTTTCTCTCTTTATGCGGTGACTATTTTATATATAATATGGTGCTAATGAAATAATATTAACTTAATCTTAACTGATAAAAAACTGCGACAATTAAACTTGCAATTTTTATTATACATCTCTTTATATAATATTTCTTGACACGGCTATTTTTTAATGATAATATAAAATCGAATTATAGCGACAATAAAAATTGAATAATTACAAGTATAAAAGCTTTATTTATGTGGTAATAAATACTCAAATATGAGAAAAGGCTCTGGAATATGAGCTTTTATATAAAACAACTTTTTTAATTGCCGTTTTAATTATATGCGAGCTTTTTTATTTCAGCAGAGATACCCATAATGAGATCAATACATAAAATTATACTTAAAATATGATCAGAAAGAATTATAATAAATGAAAAAACAGAGAATATTCCCTTCGGCAATTGTGACAAAAAAAGCAGAAATATCAATTAAATCCGGGCATCCGTGGGTTTATGATACAGAAATTATTTCTTCGGACGAATGTGGAAATGGTGAATTAATTGATGTTTTTTCTCAAAAAAGAACGTATCTCGGAACAGGTCTTATAAGCGTGAAGAGTAAAATCAGAATCAGACTACTTTCCGACAATACGAATGAAGCCTTTACAGATGAATTTTTTTCACGCAGGATAAAATATGCGCTTGATTACCGCCGTACAGTTATGGCGGATGATTATAAATGCTGTAGGCTTATATTCGGAGAAGCTGATGGGCTTCCTGGATTTACGGCCGACCTATATGACGGAATCATTGTGACTCAGATGCTGTCCTTCGGTATGGAAAAGCGCAAGGAAATGCTTTACGGCTTGTTAATCAACCGGGTAAAAGAATTCGGAATTGAGCCAAAAGGGATATTTGAACGTAATGATGTCGCTATCAGAGAACTTGAAGGTCTTGAACAGAACAAAGGCTGGTATGATTTTGGGCCGAGCTTTCAACATCCTGAATCGCCGGTTGTGACAATATGTGAAAATGGCGTAAATTATTACGTTAATGTTGAAAACGGACAGAAAACAGGTTTTTTTCTGGATCAGAAATATAACCGTCTTGCCGTGGCAAAAATCTCATCCGGTAAAAAAGTGCTTGACTGTTTCACTCATACGGGATCTTTTGCCTTTAACGCGCTTCGGGGAGGAGCAGAGCATGTCACAGCCGTGGATGTTTCCTCCGCGGCAATAGATATTGCAAAGGCAAACGCAACTTTGAACTCATATGAAATAAACACAAAAATCGATTTTGTATGCGCAGATGTTTTTGATCTGCTTCCGGAGCTTGCCGAAAAGAAGTCCGATTATGATTTTATAATATTGGATCCGCCCGCTTTTACAAAAAGCCGAAAAACAATCGGAAGCGCGGAACGGGGTTATAAGGAGATAAACTACCGTGCCATGAAATTGCTTCCGCGCGGCGGTTATCTTGCCACATGCTCATGCTCGCATTTTATGGAGAATGAAATGTTTATTAAAATGCTTTTAGACGCCGCTTGCGATGCCAATGTCAAACTCAAGCTTATCGAATCAAGAAGACAGTCTCCTGATCATCCTGTATTGCTTAATGTTCCGGAAACCGATTATCTGAAGTTTTACCTGTTTCAGGTTGTTTGAGTTTTATAATAAAAATCCTGTGCTGTTCAAATAAATAAAAAACATATAAATAACTGAAGTTCTTTATATGTTAATATGAGGATTGATGATTATATGCGTTTGTTTATCGCGGTAAAGCTTTCGCCGGAGCTTGTTGATGAGCTTGTGAAAACGCAAATTCGTATGAGATGTTCCGGAGTTAAAGCAAATTACACTCGTCCCGAAAATATGCATATCACGCTCTCCTTTATTGGGGAATCAGACGCAGAGCAAGCAAAAAATATAGAAAATGCATTCAAAAACACAAGCTTTAATGAGTTTTCACTGTCTTTGAAAGGGAACGGATGTTTTGGCAGTATATACTGGATAGGTACGGAGAGCGGGGGAGAACTCGAAAAGCTTGCGTTAAAAATAAGAAGCTTATTATTAACTGCCAAAATACCTTTTGACGATAAGAAATTTGTTTCACATATAACTCTATCAAGGGAAACATATTTTCCCATAAAATGCAAAGATATTTCTTCTTTTACTTTAAATGATAACACTTCAATGAAAGTTAATTCGTTCTTTCTTATGAAATCGGAGAGAGTAAACGGAAAGCTTATTTATAATTCTATTTATGAATTTAAAACCGGAAAAATATAAAATTATAAATTATGTGAGAGAAAGCTTTATGATGGCTTCCTCTCACATAATGAGCAATTTATGACAACTATTGATTAATTTTGCATTTTATAATTACCGCTCAAGAGAGAAAAGGCTCTGGTATATGGGCTTTAATAACTAATATTCATTATCTATAGATATTATTGCATCAAGCGGCGGTGTTTCACCTAAAAGACCTACAGCGTAAACCGTGTAAATTTTGCCTGGAAGTAAATTAACATTGGGTACGGTAAGCGCGACCTGATCAGTTCCGGTTGGCTTGACCAACAACGTATAATTACCTGGGGCTGCATTGATATAATCGGTATATTGTTTATATTTTATATTTGTAAAGAGCTTTGTTCCGTCGGGCAAAGCAATGTCAACTGCAGGAGCATTCGGAGATAAATGCGCGAATTTTATGTATGAGATACGTTTGTCATACATTGGCATATATAATTCCATTATGGGTAACAGGCTGATATTTGCCAGTTTGTTTATCGCTGCTACTGTAATACTGCTCATTGGCGGTATGGTTAATTTTGTATCAATTACAGGATTATTTTTTTGACCGGCAGGATAAACTTGAATTGTGTACTCATTTGGCTTGACTGCAACATAGTCTGTCAATTGCTTATAAACAAGGTTTTTGGCAATCAAATTACCGTTTGCGTAAATATCAACAGCAGGCGCATCAGGCGAGGCATGCAGTATTCTGACATATGAATCCGGTGGTAATGGCATATCTGTATAACATGGCCAATCATTACAAGCTTTCAATTTAGTTTCACCTCGTAAAAAAGATATTAGTGCATTATATGGTATTATTTAAATTACGTTACATTTTTTATACAGGAATTGATGAAGACAGTTGAGAGAAAAGCCCGTATTGAGGGCTTTTCTCTCATAGAATATAACTATTTATACTTGCTATTAAAATAATTTCTGAACCAACGGTTGAATTCTATCAGTCGCATTTTTTATCGAAGTTTGACGTTCTTCTTCTGTGGTTCCGGTGCCGTCAACAAGTAACTCCTCAAATGTGTTTATACCAATGAATTTCATAATATCGTGAACATAATTTAATCCTTTGGAAAGAGCAGGCTTTAGTATCCATGGAATATTTGCTCCGGAGGATTGAACATAAATAAAAATTCTGTTTTTGTCATCCAGAAGCCCATGAGGCTTATTATTTTCAAATGATATTGATTTGCCTGATTGAATAACACAATCTATATATTCCTTCACGGGAGCAGGGAACGAAAGACTCCACATCGGTGCTGATAAAACATAAATATCAGCATTTTTAAATTGGTCACATAGCTGTTCGATCTTGGCAACCTCACTTTGTTCATCGGCAGAAAGCTTACTTCTCGCTTCTAAATTTATTATTGCACTCCTGTTTTCAAAATAACAACCTTTTAATTGAGGAATATGATCTTTATACAGATCTATTTCCTCCAGTTTTATATCAGGATCTTTTTCTAAAATTGCGTTGACTAATCTTCTGCTCACTGTTCTGCTTGATGACATATCTTCTGTTTTTGAATTTGCTATGATATAAAGCAAAGTTTTCATATATTAACCTTCATAAATAATATTTGTTGATATTTTGTGTAATTAAACGTGATTTATTCGTGCAAATGTAGTTTTAATTCGTAAAAAGAAACGTGAGGTGCAAAATTTAAATAGATGTATTTGTGAATTATGACCCGGTGCTATTACAACCGGCAGTTGATACAAGCATCATGGTATTAAACGAATGCTATCTTTCTTTAGCTGTTTTCATTTGATATAATGAAGTCAACATCAGGCCGGATGAATTTTGAATGAGGTGTTTATTAATGATCGATAAACTTCAGACGGGAAAAAGAATATCCGTCATGCGTAAAAAGATCGGGTTATCTCAATCGGCATTAGCTGAAAAATTGAATATAACAACACAGGCTGTCTCAAAATGGGAATGCGGTCAGGCGCTGCCGGATGTGGAGCTGCTTACAGAATTATCATGGCTTTTCGGAGTATCTATCAATGGTTTACTTGAAGGCGGAGAAACATTCGTATCATCTGTCGCCGTAAAACCTGTTGTTCTGCCTGAACAAGCGGGATGTATGCTGAAAACCAAAGAGCAGAAAAAGCTTTTAAAGTCTGTCGCTCCATATTTCACAGATATCGAAATATCCGAGCTTGCGCGTCAGATTGCGGTAGGTGATTTTAAATCGGAATGTATTGTTTCCGTTTGTTCAAGTGAAAAGAAAAAATCGATCGCCATCGATCTGTTACAGCTTTCGGAAAATACTTTACGTGAACTCGCTCCGTATATTTCCGAAGCGGCGAATATTGCGGTCGGAGATATACCGAGAGAAATAAAGCGAATTTCTGATTATCTTGTATGCCCGGAATGCAATGAAAAATTAGAGCTTGTAAAATCGGGAGATAACATAATATTCGCATGTAAAAATGGTCATAATGCAAAAATTGTTGATGGAGTGATATGTTTCAATACGCGTGAAATTCCAGGCGAACAATGGTCGCTTTCACTTCGCAACTACGAGCATTACCTTGAATGGCAGAATTCTCCTAGAAATCCGAATTATAAGCGGGGTAAATTGTCAGGTGATGTGGTTTGGGATAAGCTGTCAGAGAGAAAGCCTAAGGTAATTTTAGATATTGCTTCAGGTATGGGAGGAGGAATCAAGGACATAATTGAAAGAATCGATTGGCAATGTATGATAATCATGACTGATCTTTCATATCGAATTTTATCATGGGATAAACGCTTTTTTGAAACTGTAAAGGTAAATCCGTATGTAGAGCTTGTTTACATTGCCTGTGATTGCGCAAAATTGCCGATTAAACCGGAATCAATTGATACAGTACTCTCAAATGGCGGATTTGAAAGCATGCAGTACAAACGGATGAACGGCTTTTCAGAAGGTTACAGGATTCTTAAAAAAGAAGGCGAAACCATATACAATATGAGTATTGTTGAAGATAAGAGTTCATTAAATTCGAAGAAATGGCTGTCATTGACGCATTCATTAGGATGGAGTGACGAAAAAGAATTCTCTGAGCAGTACGTGGAAATCGGCGAATGGATTGCAACCTGTGAAAAATACGGATACAAAAAAACAGAAGTTGAAAAGCTTTATGGCGAGCTTCCCGCGCCGGATACCGATGTGTTTCCATTCGAAAATGAAATCATGCAGTGGATGTGTAATTATGTCTGTGTATCAATAAAATAAAAATCCACTATCTTGCGACAATCCTGCAGAAATTTAGCGTTTTAATTAAATAATGCTTTTTAAGAGAGAAAAGTTTATTGTAAATGGGTTTCTCTTAAAAGAAAAGGATTATTTAATTACCGTTTTATAACCAGCAATTTAAATCGCGTTACGCGTTATATGAAAGAAATAGCTTTAATGTAAAGGCTTTCTCATATATTGATTCATAATATGATTACTGTTTAATAATACACACCGCCGGTTTCGTTTGTATGCCGGCGGTTTTTATAATATTTAAATTTATAACATTTAAACGCTATCAAGCTATTGTATATTTATAAACAAGTGAACTTTTCATATAAAAAATACGTCTTTATAAGTGAAACCGGTTTCAGTATTAAAAATTGAGGAGGTGAGATCATGGATGACTTTGAAAAAATACTTTCGGAATGCAGAAATGCAGTAGAGCGATATGTGAATTTCAAGATATCGTCAAAAGCCGATGCGGACGATATCTTGCAGGAGGTATATCTTTCGGCATATCAAAATATTGATACACTCAAAGACAAAACCTGCTTCAGAGCATGGATTATCGGTATTGCTCGAAACAAGTGCAACGATTATTTCCGCGAACGTGCAAAAAATTTTGAAATTCCGCTCGAAGCAATGTCCGGGTCGGTACTTGTCAGCGGACGCTGTGGAATAATCGAAACGAGCACAGTACAAGAAACACTTGAGCTTCTCGGAAACAATGATAAACAGATACTGTATCTATATTATTTCAAGGAGCTGCCGCAGTCTGAGATTGCAAAGCGGCTCGGTATTCCGCTCGGTACAGTCAAAAGCCGCCTGCATAACGCAAAAGTGAATTTCAAAGACAAATATCCGTATCCGCCAAGAGTATTGAAAGGAGAAAAACATATGAAAAAGTTACCGGAATATATGCCGGAATACAAGTTGGAAAAGTACGACAAAGAGCCGTTTTCAATAAAATGGGAAGAGCTTATGGGATGGTTTCTTGTTCCGAAGCTCGGAGAAAAGGTATCATGGGCGATGTATGATTATCCTGAAAAAAAACGAACGGAATATACCGATATGGAAGTTGTCGGAAAAGCAGAAGTTCACGGTGTTGAAGGTGTTGAAATAATTTCAATCGAGCATGAACCAATGGGTTTTAATGCGATAGACGGCAGCAAACAAGCAGAACGTCGATTTGTTGCACAGCTCACAGATACACACAGCAGGCTGCTTGCCGAAAGCCATTCTGAAAACGGTATTAAAAAATATTATACTTTTCTCGATGGTGATATTTTTAATAATAATTGGGGTTTCGGAGAAGATAATTGCGGCAATGAAACCAATATCGAACCGAAAGGTGACATAATACGTATCGGAAGCGAAATCAAAACCGCTGATAAAAGCTTTTTGCTTGATATAGTGGGACGTTATATTGTATCTATAAATAATCAAACATACGATACCATATGTTTGATGGATATAGAAACCTATAATCCCGGTGTTGCTTCAGAGCAATTTATCAATAAAAATGGCCGTACTATTCTCTGGCGTCGATTTAACCGTGATGACTGGGCTTTTGATCACTACAAGCAAAAATGGACAGAAAAGCTGCCTGAAAATGAACGTATTACCATCAACGGCGAAACTTATGTTCACTGGTACGACTGTATAACTGATTATATTCTATAAAAAATTCCGCTTCCGTTGCTTTGTTGCTTCGGAAGCGGAATTTATTTCATGTTATTTCTGAAATTCACGTTTTTAATAATAAACCTTATTATATT contains:
- a CDS encoding RNA polymerase sigma factor, translating into MDDFEKILSECRNAVERYVNFKISSKADADDILQEVYLSAYQNIDTLKDKTCFRAWIIGIARNKCNDYFRERAKNFEIPLEAMSGSVLVSGRCGIIETSTVQETLELLGNNDKQILYLYYFKELPQSEIAKRLGIPLGTVKSRLHNAKVNFKDKYPYPPRVLKGEKHMKKLPEYMPEYKLEKYDKEPFSIKWEELMGWFLVPKLGEKVSWAMYDYPEKKRTEYTDMEVVGKAEVHGVEGVEIISIEHEPMGFNAIDGSKQAERRFVAQLTDTHSRLLAESHSENGIKKYYTFLDGDIFNNNWGFGEDNCGNETNIEPKGDIIRIGSEIKTADKSFLLDIVGRYIVSINNQTYDTICLMDIETYNPGVASEQFINKNGRTILWRRFNRDDWAFDHYKQKWTEKLPENERITINGETYVHWYDCITDYIL
- a CDS encoding class I SAM-dependent rRNA methyltransferase codes for the protein MKKQRIFPSAIVTKKAEISIKSGHPWVYDTEIISSDECGNGELIDVFSQKRTYLGTGLISVKSKIRIRLLSDNTNEAFTDEFFSRRIKYALDYRRTVMADDYKCCRLIFGEADGLPGFTADLYDGIIVTQMLSFGMEKRKEMLYGLLINRVKEFGIEPKGIFERNDVAIRELEGLEQNKGWYDFGPSFQHPESPVVTICENGVNYYVNVENGQKTGFFLDQKYNRLAVAKISSGKKVLDCFTHTGSFAFNALRGGAEHVTAVDVSSAAIDIAKANATLNSYEINTKIDFVCADVFDLLPELAEKKSDYDFIILDPPAFTKSRKTIGSAERGYKEINYRAMKLLPRGGYLATCSCSHFMENEMFIKMLLDAACDANVKLKLIESRRQSPDHPVLLNVPETDYLKFYLFQVV
- a CDS encoding NAD(P)H-dependent oxidoreductase; amino-acid sequence: MKTLLYIIANSKTEDMSSSRTVSRRLVNAILEKDPDIKLEEIDLYKDHIPQLKGCYFENRSAIINLEARSKLSADEQSEVAKIEQLCDQFKNADIYVLSAPMWSLSFPAPVKEYIDCVIQSGKSISFENNKPHGLLDDKNRIFIYVQSSGANIPWILKPALSKGLNYVHDIMKFIGINTFEELLVDGTGTTEEERQTSIKNATDRIQPLVQKLF
- the thpR gene encoding RNA 2',3'-cyclic phosphodiesterase, which produces MRLFIAVKLSPELVDELVKTQIRMRCSGVKANYTRPENMHITLSFIGESDAEQAKNIENAFKNTSFNEFSLSLKGNGCFGSIYWIGTESGGELEKLALKIRSLLLTAKIPFDDKKFVSHITLSRETYFPIKCKDISSFTLNDNTSMKVNSFFLMKSERVNGKLIYNSIYEFKTGKI
- a CDS encoding DUF4397 domain-containing protein, which gives rise to MPLPPDSYVRILHASPDAPAVDIYANGNLIAKNLVYKQLTDYVAVKPNEYTIQVYPAGQKNNPVIDTKLTIPPMSSITVAAINKLANISLLPIMELYMPMYDKRISYIKFAHLSPNAPAVDIALPDGTKLFTNIKYKQYTDYINAAPGNYTLLVKPTGTDQVALTVPNVNLLPGKIYTVYAVGLLGETPPLDAIISIDNEY
- a CDS encoding helix-turn-helix domain-containing protein, with the protein product MIDKLQTGKRISVMRKKIGLSQSALAEKLNITTQAVSKWECGQALPDVELLTELSWLFGVSINGLLEGGETFVSSVAVKPVVLPEQAGCMLKTKEQKKLLKSVAPYFTDIEISELARQIAVGDFKSECIVSVCSSEKKKSIAIDLLQLSENTLRELAPYISEAANIAVGDIPREIKRISDYLVCPECNEKLELVKSGDNIIFACKNGHNAKIVDGVICFNTREIPGEQWSLSLRNYEHYLEWQNSPRNPNYKRGKLSGDVVWDKLSERKPKVILDIASGMGGGIKDIIERIDWQCMIIMTDLSYRILSWDKRFFETVKVNPYVELVYIACDCAKLPIKPESIDTVLSNGGFESMQYKRMNGFSEGYRILKKEGETIYNMSIVEDKSSLNSKKWLSLTHSLGWSDEKEFSEQYVEIGEWIATCEKYGYKKTEVEKLYGELPAPDTDVFPFENEIMQWMCNYVCVSIK